A window from Solanum stenotomum isolate F172 chromosome 7, ASM1918654v1, whole genome shotgun sequence encodes these proteins:
- the LOC125871738 gene encoding transcription factor GTE1-like — protein sequence MENLNGLVPDIPIQEQKDNAAASENFGRSVDEMVGKVDQLEQRLNEVEHFYSNTSKKQSNTPRGGSILKDKEKQISSFRRRQQDASRREAAGSRRMQELMRQFGTILRQITQHKWAEPFMEPVDVKGLGLHDYYEVIEKPMDFSTIKNKMEAKDGSGYKHVREICADVRLIFKNAMKYNEERDDVHVMAKTLLGKFEEKWLQLLPKVDEEEKRRKEEEAEAQQDMQLAQEATHAKMAKDLTIELDEVDMQLEELREMVLQKCRKISTEDRKQLGNALTKLSPEDLNKALLIVAQNDPAFQPTATEVELDMNAQSESTLWKLKFFVQDVLHAQGKSPSSVKTNNVNTSNLLNNNNKRRREIYDVLAKSSQKRGKKPS from the exons ATGGAGAATCTAAACGGCTTAGTTCCTGACATCCCTATACAAGAGCAGAAAGACAATGCTGCTGCTTCTGAAAATTTCGGTCGAAGTGTTGATGAAATGGTTGGGAAGGTTGATCAG CTTGAGCAGAGACTGAATGAGGTTGAGCATTTCTATTCCAATACTAGTAAAAAACAATCAAACACGCCAAGAGGTGGCTCTATTCTGAAAGACAAAGAGAAACAGATTTCTAGCTTTAGAAGGCGGCAGCAGGATGCATCACGTAGAGAAGCAGCTGGTTCCAGGAGAATGCAAGAACTTATGCGCCAATTTGGTACTATATTACGTCAG ATCACTCAGCACAAGTGGGCAGAACCTTTTATGGAACCCGTGGATGTCAAGGGTCTTGGATTGCATGATTACTATGAG GTTATTGAGAAGCCTATGGACTTCAGTACTATCAAAAACAAGATGGAAGCAAAGGATGGTTCTGGCTATAAGCATGTCCGAGAGATATGTGCAGACGTTAGGCTAATATTTAAGAATGCAATGAAATACAACGAGGAAAGGGATGACGTTCATGTAATGGCGAAAACCTTGTTGGGCAAATTCGAGGAGAAATGGTTGCAGCTTTTGCCCAAAGTTGATGAAGAG GAAAAACGGCGAAAGGAAGAGGAAGCAGAAGCCCAACAAGATATGCAGCTCGCTCAAGAGGCTACTCATGCAAAAATGGCTAAAGATTTAACTATTGAG CTGGATGAGGTGGACATGCAACTGGAAGAACTCAGGGAAATGGTGCTTCAGAAATGCAG AAAGATTTCAACGGAAGACAGGAAACAACTTGGGAATGCGCTCACAAAGCTGTCTCCTGAAGATCTTAATAAGGCACTATTGATTGTGGCACAGAATGATCCTGCTTTCCAACCAACAGCAACAGAAGTGGAACTTGATATGAATGCTCAG AGTGAATCCACATTATGGAAGTTGAAATTCTTCGTACAGGACGTGCTACATGCACAGGGAAAGAGCCCCTCAAGCGTCAAAACAAACAACGTCAATACCAGTAATCTccttaacaacaacaacaaacgcAGAAGAGAAATTTACGATGTACTTGCCAAATCTTCCCAAAAAAGGGGTAAAAAGCCATCCTGA